tattaatgtatatctTCTTCTCAGTCTGAGGAGAAAGTTACAGCTGTATGGTATATTTTATTCCAAGaaaaagataagaaaaaaattgGTTTCCCCTGAATAATTGATGATAATTATTTTCGATGGGCGGTAACGTAATATAAACGTAAAATTTGAATCGCTACATGTGGACTAGTAACATCACAATCATACAATATGATTTCTATGAACATATCTTTTTGATCTACAGATTCCCAAGCACGACGACGTCCTTCATCTAGCTGAGAAACAAGTTGAAAATTTGAAGAAGGATTCTGATGTTAAACGATTCCTTACATTTTCCTTCGAAAACGAAATATTTGCGTATGCTGAAGAAGCTTTCAAGTATGTCCAATCTCGCATGGCAGACAAAGCGGAACAACATCAAGAGAAGTGGGGAATGATCGACTTGAAGATACGTTCCCTTCTTGTGCGAAAACTACCGGAACACGACACATCTACCTTCCTCACATCCGACGAACAGCCGTAAGTGAATGTAACTACACTACTAatcaatgtatgtaatattaaCGTATTTCAAATACCAATGGTGGTTCTgcatattttcaaaattctcTTTCCTAGAATATATGAAGCGAAACCTGGCCTCATCGCACTtctgatatataatgtattcaaCAAGTGATTTGCCCTAATGAAACCGAAAATGACACATGATGAAGTTTTTGCATGTTCAGTTTactatttcatatttcatacgttttagttatataaaaaaaagttgagaTATAGAATGGAAAACAGTATTCCTAATGAAAATATATGTgataaataatttcagaatggaGAACAAGAAGTTCCGGATTCCCTCTTCTCAGCATATTAAAGAGAGGCTAGCTAAAAGaaggtatatattttattgaataatatCTTTTGAATTATTAATTGATAAGATAAAACTCTTGAAATGTATTACTAAACTAAACGTCTGGAGatattattacatataatgattagttggggtttttttttttttttttttttgcgttatGTTTCGGTATTTAAGTATTCTCCTTGGTGAAAATTTATAGGAAAGATTCAGTctgtgatatttcattttttatcattgCAAACATTATCCTTaatattttgagtttttttttaaacctagATTAGACACGATTGTAATCAGAAAGATATACAATTATGTTAATGTGaacttgaacaaactttgatAAACGAGTATTGCtaagatattatattattattttcagaaaaaatgaGCCCAAAATGTTATTAACGTTTTTAATATTTCCTTTACAACACTAGACTTTGAACTTTAATCTTgtaactctttttttttcttctcatCATTCAAGATTTAGAATTATTTTGGCCTCTGGtcatttgtttagtctacagGATTGTGGTATCCGGGGTTTTTGCAGCACAGCTAAGGGGATCCTGGTTTTTGCAGCTCAGCCTGAAGAACATACTGACAGGATAGATATTGTCAATCGTATTCGAGAGTGTTTTGGAGAAGAGAAAACGGAAGTAGTATTGGTCGAATCCATTATGACATCACACTTAGTTGCCAATGGTGATATACTTACGAACAAGACATCAAGCAGTCGGAGAACTCTGGGCTGTTTCGGTAAAGTTGGCGATTCATTGGTGGCCATCACCGCAGGACATTGTGTACAAGCAGGGGATATGATGCAAATAACTGACGAAGACAACCGTTTAATTGAGTTTGGTAACTGCACAGAAAGCTACTATCAACAAGATGTCGACATCGCAATTATAAAGATGCAAAGCGGACATGGTTATCCAATGTGATACACACTTTCGTAATGAAAACGGCGATGTTATCGAGGCGTCCGTATAGTAAGGAGGACTACATACAGAGTTGGCAGGTACATAAAATAGGATCAGCGACTGGACCAACTACAGGAATTGTATACGCTGGTGATGCGCATGTGTGTGATGAAGAAGGCGTCATAATTAGCGGTAACTCGGACAACGACTTCTTCGCAGAACCTGGGAGATAGTGGCTCTATCGTATTCTTCTATGACCCGACTGACGTAGACAACAGACGTGTAAAGCTGCTATCCATCGTATCCAAACATATCGAAATGAAATTGTCAGGATGTATTCCTATTGGTCTCTACAGGAATCCAACGCTGACTCGAAGATTGGATCGTGGATTAAACAAGGTCGGTGACAAAATCAAACTTGGTTAGTCttgtcaggatgacctatagccatcgaGTTTCGTCAGTCGTTGTCAGCCGTGAGACACCCCCAAACTGCTGTGTATAAACCTTcacaactttttctcaagttcAATCAGTGGAATGCAGCTATAAAACTTGTCTGGAAATATGAGATGGGTGGCCTTACCAGGTGTTGTTATCTTCGGTTTGGTCAAAAATCAAAGATGTTCCCTATGGACAATAAGACCATTATACTTGTAACTGAGTATGTATACCACAGCAGTCAGGGGTCTTTAGAGTCAGCTGTTATTTACTTTCGTTCTATTCAATGCATATTGCGTAAATATTTCATCGCCTGTTATGGGTGGCTGTTGATTAAAATTATTATCTTTCAATGGCATGATCATACTATTATTTATCAAACGATGAAATTCACATAAGCAATACAATATTTCCCGGTCAAAATAGTTAATAGGACTGTTTTGTTTTGGCCTTTTTTTACATCAATGATGTTGACAATATCATATGAAAGAAATAAGCTAAAAGTGTTTTGTCACTTTTAAATTAATATTAGCTATAGATGTCTTAGAATTGTATTGTGTCACTATGAATCTTAATTCATTCTTCAATGTCTTATCTGTTTTCAAGAAAGCAATAAAATTTCTATTAGTATTATTTCGATGAATTACTACATTGTAGTATCATACGACTATTTTAGTATCTGTTATGTCAGCCTGTATGTATGCTATTATTTATTCTGTGATAGTTCACATTCATTAAGTGTTGCGCTTGATAAAAGTGCTCTTAATTTTGGCCCGTTTCCTAACAATACTTGTCATCGCTATTTGTTGAAAAGTACTTGAAAGACATTCTCAAACTTCATTTAAATGTTCTAATTAATTCCTTCAGCGTAGTTTTATTTTGAGAAAGATATTTCTGAAACATGGTCTGTCGGTCTCCCTAATTATGCTTTCAAATCTGAGACGGATCAGAAAAGCAAAACAAAGCATAGTAATGTTCTGGCAACCATGTTGCATTTTGACAAAAGCGCTGaaaggatatttctgaaacttGAAGTGAAAATTTCCCCCTGTCGCTAGTTGTGTTCGTTCAATTTTGAGAGTAATTGGTATCGGATATGTAGGTTCCCGTCAGTTGCTTGTTGCATCAGAGAAATTGAATGGCTGAGAGATGGTAGACGATATTGGAATATATTGATGTTAGCATCTCTCAGAAAGGTTATGGGATTTTCAGATTACATAAGTTTAGTAAATTGCTTTAAAACGATTAAGAGGGAGTCGAAAAGGGGGGAAATGTGAAAAGTAGAGGAACGATCACCTCGCATAGACCTTTATCAAGATTGTGGAAGACAATATCCCTCTGTCATATCTTCTTATTACTGTCGGTGATTGTGTAAAtgttacattatctatataCGTATTTATACTACCTGGAGGACCATTTGGTGGTGGCCTTTGGCTATTTAACGCGTATATTATCCTCAAAGTAGATAAAGTTAAATATCATTTGTAGAAGTGACACTAATTGCTAAACATATCAAAATCAAGTAGATGCTAAGTGctttaagtaaatacttatcattCTTTTTAAAGCACTTCATAGACATTTAAATGCAAGGTCCCCTTGAGTTTAATTGTCCATATTTATTTTTGAGAGTGACCAGATAGCTTTTTTGGTAACATTAATACGATAGTTCTTTAGGAAGCGTTAAATGTGAAatgtttacacacacacacacacacacacacacacacacacacacacatatatatctatatcaagaCATATGGTTGCTAACTACTGACTATCTTATATGTAAAGATATTTAACTAATCACTCccttatatattaatgtctatGGTTATTTACTACTGACtatcttatatacagtattgacATAAAAAGATTATCATCAAGGTTACCTATGAAAAGATCTTTCGAAACTTACGGAATAATAACTCCGGTTTCTTTATTGTTCCTTAAGACAGTTTTAACCTTGATGTCATTAATTCTGTGAACTTAAGTTATCTAATGATAAATGCATATAGACATTCTGTGTTACAACAAAGTTTACTTTGGCAAAGTTTTTATTACGTAAAAAGGTTGGaaacattttacaaacattatcaattgtattgttttaatttttatcgccaaaataatgttatttttgCGGAATTGTTTACCAGATCTCAGtcaaaatcatttcatttttagaaaagttttatacaatgtagtttaaaTATCCGGGTTTTCTATTaatctctatatactgtgtcGGCCTCTGAACATGTTGATATTCAGTTTAAGTGTTAATGGAAGTGTAATGTATGAAATATAAGCCGATGTTTGCACGTTATATTTTACTTATGTCATAACAAATATGCGGTAAAATGAAGTGTTAGAATCttttgttaaacctttaagtactatattttgtgataaattCTCATATTTGATCAATAAATTTTATGTTTCTAAAGCGATGtctttaaatttatatttcttattttgtaCAAAACGATGAACATATTGTGTCGATTGTGAGACAGTGTCAAGAAAGATATTAGGATGAATCAGTTTATGCCGAGAGAGAAGAAAAATGTCGCAGGAATAAAGGTAGTTAACGttcatataacatatttactaTCAGAAGTTGACACGTACCAGGTCTGTCCGATCTGTATAAGCAGTTGAGAGATTGTACCGTTTTAAGACAGACTCAAACTATACAAGTGTTTTATTGCTGGACTTCTATGAAGTGAAATCAGAAATcttaaataatttataaaaaccCTAAGTACAAACCATTTAGACTTAATGTTCatggctattccagtaaaaagATACCCAATGGAAGGACTCCAGACCCGGAACAAAACAAATTCAGTCTGATTTATCAGAGTTATGTTCCCTAGT
This genomic stretch from Pecten maximus chromosome 13, xPecMax1.1, whole genome shotgun sequence harbors:
- the LOC117340182 gene encoding uncharacterized protein LOC117340182 codes for the protein METKKTRWIIFYPGDGVPVQIPKHDDVLHLAEKQVENLKKDSDVKRFLTFSFENEIFAYAEEAFKYVQSRMADKAEQHQEKWGMIDLKIRSLLVRKLPEHDTSTFLTSDEQPMENKKFRIPSSQHIKERLAKRSLQDCGIRGFCSTAKGILVFAAQPEEHTDRIDIVNRIRECFGEEKTEVVLVESIMTSHLVANGDILTNKTSSSRRTLGCFGKVGDSLVAITAGHCVQAGDMMQITDEDNRLIEFGNCTESYYQQDVDIAIIKMQSGHGYPM